The following proteins are encoded in a genomic region of Drosophila bipectinata strain 14024-0381.07 chromosome XL, DbipHiC1v2, whole genome shotgun sequence:
- the bou gene encoding UPAR/Ly6 domain-containing protein bou — translation MPALTNRPIAPILWPLVKVLGLLVLVSLPIVTVSGIECYVCDTSDTDQPFQCGEWFERYDEPDIQPQNCSSVHGAQFCVKHVGRFEGGIGAKRFCSSKDLGNYCDYVRNKGDRMDYRSCIYTCDTDGCNAASSLVSGGNGKWGVAAVVGLLTLSLFARH, via the coding sequence ATGCCCGCCCTAACAAACCGCCCGATCGCCCCAATCCTCTGGCCGTTGGTTAAGGTCTTGGGGCTATTAGTGTTGGTAAGCCTGCCAATTGTAACGGTATCGGGGATCGAGTGCTACGTATGCGATACCAGCGATACGGATCAGCCGTTCCAGTGCGGTGAATGGTTCGAGCGTTACGACGAACCGGACATCCAGCCCCAAAACTGTTCCAGCGTCCATGGGGCGCAGTTCTGTGTGAAGCATGTGGGTCGCTTCGAGGGCGGTATCGGTGCGAAGCGCTTCTGCAGCTCCAAGGATCTGGGCAACTATTGTGATTATGTCCGGAATAAGGGCGATCGGATGGATTATCGCAGCTGTATATACACTTGCGATACGGACGGTTGCAATGCCGCCTCCTCTCTAGTTTCGGGGGGCAACGGTAAATGGGGTGTGGCTGCTGTTGTCGGCCTTCTCACTCTCTCGCTCTTTGCCCGTCACTAG